TGGTTTGTGGTGCTTTTTGTTGAATGCTATATAGATAAACTTGTATGTCATCTAGAAGTGGAAAAATCCCTCTATTTCTCTTGCAAATTAATCTTTCGAAAAAGTCTTCGTTTGTTGATATAGTTTTGGTGGGGATCATTAATACGCACTCCTTCGATCGGTAGAAGGAAATCTAGTACTCTATCTGGTCCAAAATGTTGCAGATGCATAATGTTCTAATGACTTTGTAGATCCCTTATTAGGTGGAATTTCAACAGTTGTAGGTATTGATCATAGTGTCCATTAATAAAGCACTCATACAAATTAAAGAATTCCATTATCCTTCTCGTTATATTCTATTTACTTTAATTTCTCTTCatgcttaaagaaaaattaatatgatagaaATGCCGACGTTGGTTACGTTATTATATACTGACAGATTGAAGGCTGCATTCTTGTTTAGTGATGTTATCCTCTTTTATTTCTCGCATGTTGTTTTGAGTTCAACTTGATGCGGAGTTGACTACACAAAATTAATACTTTCCACATaattcctttttcattttttccctcTAGAAGGAGAAGGTCGGGCAACTTTTACTTGAACCAAACACGAGTCATGCCATTGTCATTGACAACCTCAAAAAAGTGTATCCAGGAAAGAAAGGATGGAAACCCTTCAAAATTTGCAGTGAGAGGCTTATCTCTTGCCTTACCACGAGCGGAGTGCAATGGTTTTTTGGCTCTTTTCTGCAGTATAACTCAACTTCTATTTTCTACTCCCAATTTTGTCGATGCAGGCGGTGAAAGAATCTCTAAAGAGTGTCCATCTTTTTAGTGGAGGGGTCGGTGACAAAGACGCTGGAAAATATAGTGGAGGTATGAAGAGGAGGCTAATTTAGTACTTGTTGGTTTATGTGTGGAACTTGGTTTTGTGACCTGAAAAGCACCAGGCAGATTGTTCTCTTGACTATCGCTCAACCTAGTGCTTGAGTGAAGCTCATACAAATTATTCGTTCGAGGTGCACATGATAGTGGGCTCGAGTGAAGCACAACCTTAGTGTTCACTTGAGGTGCACTCGATGGTTGGCTCGAACAAATGTTGCACAAATTGTTAACTCATAGTGCGCTTGACACTCCTTTCGAGCAAAGAACCCTAAGTTTATCTCCATAGGATTTTTCACGCCATGGCCTATATATGAATGTTATTTCATATGTTTTGTATTAGATTGAGAGAGGAAGAGGCAAGAGGCATTTTGAGAGcatttgagagagaaaaagcccTAGAGAGAGAGTTGAGACTTTTGAGTAGTGTTGCTCTTGTAACTCACTGTGTATTTATAATCTCCTCTAAATTAAAATCCCTGTAGCTTTGcagacgtaggcaagttgccgaatcatgtaaatcttgtgtcATGTGATTGTGTGATTGATTATTGTATTTTTGCATTAATTTTATTGTCGATCTCGCTGTCGTAGTTCCATGGCTGGGTTGCATATTTTTCCAACAACTAGTATTGGAGATCTAAGGTTTTGGGGCTCGGGGATGTAGGATGGTAGGAAAAGATGTGAAGATTGGAATTGAGAAGTTCAATgacataaattttgaatatcgaTGATTATCTCAGGGGAAGAAGCTCAATCTTCCTCTATTGGGACAAAAGTTGGAGAGCATTGACGATGTTGATTGGAATCTGTTGGATTGATAGGTTCTAGGGGTTATTCGGCTCACCCTATTCAGACTAGTGGTGCACAACATTATTAAGGAGAGAACCACGATGGACCTCAAGATGGCTTTGTCAGGTTTGTATGAAAAATCATAGGCAAATAACAAGGTGAATTTGATGAAAAAACTGCTCAATTTGAGAATAGTAGAAGTTACGTCTGTTGTCCAAcatttgaatgattttaataatatcacaaatcaattgttgTCAATCAAGATTGAGTTTGATGATGAGATTCTAGCCCTAATTTTGTTAGCATCATTGTCAAATAGtagggaggtcatgagaatggttGTAAGTAATTCTACaggtaagatgaatttaaaatacaatgataggcattttaaactttttattgcccattcaaatttttataaaacaaactaattaataataaacatcaacacacacacacacacaatacaCTGCATATTACATTGTTgtttacatcacaatgcaaaacatcAACTTTACAATATATGAAGAAAGTGTATTCAGGAAAGCCTTGGTTGTTTGACAATAACCTTTTTGAACTAAAAACATTTGATGGTTTGGTATCCCCTAAACACATAGTCTTCAAATTAGAGGCCTTCTAGATTCAGTTATATAACTTGTCGCTTGCGTGTATGAAGAAAGAGATTGGCAATCAGATTGGTTCTTCACTTGAAAAGGTGCTTGACATtgatgttaatgatgatggcatgAGATGAGGACAGTTCTTGAGAATTAAGGTGGAGATTAGTTTGCATAAGCTTATTGCAAGGGGTAGAATGATTAAGGTACAAGAGTCGAGTATGTGAATTCCAATGAAATATGAGAAGTAGCCCAACCTATGTTCTAAATGTGGAAGAATCATGCATGATAGTCAAGGTTGTAAGGGTGTGAGCAATGAGAATGGGAGGCTATTCAAGATCAGTTTGGAGTGTGGCTACGTGTTGATTTAGTTTTCGAAAGAAAGCAAGCTGATCAATATAGTAAAGATGGACAAAAGAGATGAACTAGATCAGATCAACAAGGGTGGAGGAAGGAGGTGGGGGGGAAGAGCCTGAGTTGAGGAATATTCCGATGGGTAGTATGCAGATTATTTTGGAGGTTAAGGGAGAGAAAACATGAGATCTTGTTGCTATGGATAATCTAAGGAAAGATAGGGATGCGatattgaatttaaaaaaggATAGCCAGGATAGAAGTGTAAATGATGATGCTGATCCAGGGCTACAAAAAGATAAGGTGGTTGAGGAAAAGAGGGCTAATGATTATGAGTATGCTGGTTTTCAAAAAACAGTTGAGGGAGAGGTATATGGTTTGTGTACCCAAGCCAATCTCAACTAGTCCAATGCATGTGGATCTAATTAAAAGGCCCGTTACTTATTTTACTGTGAAGGTTGACAGAGCAGGTGACAAATTAGAGAACTATGGTACATGTTTAGAATGAGAGAATAAGTACTCAAGGATGGAAAAGGAAGGCTAGGCAGTAGGGGACTTAAGGCTGTAGGGAGGTTGAGGATCAATATAGTAATGAGAAGCACAACAAAAAGTGAAGCCTAGAGGATGAGATAAGTTTTTCAGACTGTCAAGTTTCCATGAAAAGAGGGAAATTGGAAGTTGTGGAAGATGACATTAGGGTGACAAGTGCAATGGCGGATGCTATACCACAACCCCTCCAAACATTATGAAACACTTGAGTTGGAACTATTAGGGGCTTGAGAACCCTTGAGCAGTTCATGATCTCTGCTTGTTAGTCAGAGAAAAGAAACCcaacttaattttttctattgagACAAAACTAAGGAGTTCTAGTTTTGATCAAATTAAAAGGAAGCTTGGTTATGATTGTTGCTTTTTAGTCAAGCCACTGGGAAAGAAAGGGGGTTTAGCTATGTTGTGGCAGAAGGAGTATGAATTAGAACTTGTGAATTACTCGCAATATCACATTCATACATTAGTTACTGAGCAGGAGGATTAGCATCAGTGGTATTACACAGGGTTCTATGATTAGACCAAGTTTTAATCAAGCTTGGTGTGTcatgggagattttaatgagatattgGCTTCTCATAAAAAATATGGTGGCAAAAGAAGACCTGAAAAATAAATGGAGGATTTTAGGCATGCTATGTTTTGTAATAGCCTGCATGATTTGGGTTGGAAAGGTTTACATGGAGCAATAGACAAATAGGCTCTTATCATACAAAAGAAAGATTAGATCATGTTTTAGCCAATTCTcattggaaaaatatgtttaagaGGTATGGTGTGGAAACCTTAGTTGCAAGAAGATCAGATCAGGGCAATATTATTGACTTGTCATAGAAAAGATACCTATACCttgggaaaaaataataatttcaggTTTGAGGTAAAATGGACTATGGATGTGGAGGGGGAGGAAGTAATCAGAGGAGGGTGGAGTAAGGTGGTGGATGGGCAGGATGATTGGGAAAAGATTAAGAACAAGTTTAATGACTGTGCTCAAAAGCTTACGAAATGGAGTAAGGGGAAGAATGTGGATTGTGTAAAGGAAATCCTGCTAAAAACAGAAGAGCTCAAGAAAATGCAAGATGTTGAGGGCCCTCAGAATATTGCTGCTATCAAAGATTTACAAAAGGAACTTGATATACTTTTAGAACAAGAAGATCTCAAGTGGAGACAGAGAGCAAAAGTGAACTGGTACTAGATTAGAGACAAAAATATTAGGTTCTTTCATCCATGTGCAACCCAAAGacaaaaaaagaatcaaataaGAGTTATTCATGATAGATGCAAGGCAGGAAATGGGAGGCCACACATATATTGTAGATGCATTTACTTGGTATTTCAAAGATATTTTCAGCTCCACAAGACCAACTAATGAAGGTTTGAATAGCTGCCTAAGTAGTATTGACACAAGGGTGACTGAGGACATGAATAATAGATTGCAAAAGCCTTTCATTAGAGAGGAAATAAAAGAAGCACTACACCAAATGACACCTCTAAAGGCCCAGGTCCTGTTGGGTATGAtgctcaattttttcaaacttattgGCATATTGTAGGGGATGAGGTATGTGATACCATTTTACAATTTCTCAATGGGGGTAGGATGGATTTGGGAGTTAATTCTAATATTATTGCTTTAATTCCTAAAGTAAAAGAGCCTTTTATTGTTAACCaatttaggcctattagtcCATGTAATGTTTTGTATATATTGGTTTCCAAAGTATTAGCTAACAGGTTGAAGCATGTACTGCACCTCATTGTCTCAAGCAACAAAAGTGCTTTTATTCCAAATAGGCTTATCACTCATAATGTGATAATTGCCTATGAATTATTACATTCTTTGAAGACTAAACAGAAAGGAAGAACAAGTACTTTGGCCATCGAATTGGACAGGTAATTTTGTTGTCCAAcatttgaatgattttaataatatcacaaatcaattgttgTCAATCAAGATTGAGTTTGATGATGAGATTCTAGCCCTAATTTTGTTAGCATCATTGTCAAATAGtagggaggtcatgagaatgatTGTAAGTAATTCTACaggtaagatgaatttaaaatacaatgataggcattttaaactttttattgcccattcaaatttttataaaacaaactaattaataataaacatcaacacacacacacacacacaatacaCTGCATATTACATTGTTGTTTACATCACAGTGCAAAACATCAACTTTACAAAAAACAAATGTGaaaaatccaaaagaaaaataaggttGTGAAAACAAAGCACATATTAGAAATGCCACCCATGATTGAGAGCCCTCATCCTGCAGATTTGAAGGTAGCTCCATTGTCTTGAAGAATCTCATCAAATATGGATTGGCCCATCATGACCACTAGCTCAAATCTCTCTATAATAACACAGTTTTATATGGATTTAGATTGCACCTGAAGCTTGTAGGTAGAAGTGAACCAAGGAAAATTAACCAACGATTATTAAATAGATCTAAAGATAAAAAGTTCATATAGATTCAAATCAAAGTAGTAATATCAAAGAAGcaaatatagaaattaaaaatacaaaaaggatCCCAAGTTTAAGTGAGTGGAGGCAATTGctcctatttaaaatttataaacttgGGATGATTGGTTAAGCAATTATGTAATGTCCAGATTCAAAGATGGAAACAATGAATGACGACGTACTCCATAAAATTGAGCAATGAATCATTACTTTAAATACCTTAATTGATGACTAGGGGAATGAGTAGAAGATTATGCCATCTTTCGATCAaaagtatatacatatatatgtatatatatatccagtACCGTAAAACCAATGAGAGCTATCAATAGTTCTGAAGATGAAAGGTAGTAATTATTAAGGTTGGTGACTCAAAttcaatataaaaacaaaatacaacattcgatttaaatatcaaaacattCTGCTGGAGCTTTATTTTACTCACTTGTCCAAAAAGCAATTAAGATATTATAAGAAGTTTTTTCCGATGTCAGCTTATGAATACCCCAACAGAATACCTAGCAAGTCACTACAATATTAGCATGTTTAAttgtttgaacataacttaatgCAAGAAATTTATAGAAAGAAGACTCGTAGACATACTTGCaatgaaaaatatacttttcAAACCTTCAAGTACAATCAAAGTCACAAAACCCAGATGTGGGCAAACTGACAAACTGCATCTAGatttaaacacaaacataaaaacCCATATTCAGATTTAGAACTAAAAAAGATTATCGAGAAATAGAATGGACAGAACAAACAACTTAGAATAGATTCAAATCATTCTGAAGGAGTCCTATATGCAAGAGATCTAAGAGAACTTCAAAACCAGGACAGAAACATTTCACACAAAGCACACATCCAACTAGGTTTCCATAAACTACACCAAATCTAtgaaacaaaatttcaaaaatcccataaaatgTTCAAATCTAGAATGGCAACCACAATTCACAAATCAAATgaatatggactcaaacaaaaaCCTAAACCCAGATCTAATCTATCCATATCTACATCTAAAAAGCGAGAGAAGCTCACATGGCTAAGATAGGAAGCCAAGTTGGGTAGATTTGTGAGAAGCTTACTTCGCTTCTATAACAGGACACGAAGTGGAGaccaaggagagagagagagagagagagagagagagagagttttgccTTTGTCTGAGGGGGGATGGCGATGATAGGTTTTGTTGAGGGATGCTAGGTTTTttggagagagagtgagagaaagaAACAGAAAGATACAGACAGAGAAATGGGGGAAGTGTCGAAAGAAAGTACTAGATCCAAGGGTTTAGCAGTAACCTAAACCAACGGCCTAGTCACCAGCGACGATGAATCGAGCTGTGAGCAAAAGTTAgggttttgagagagagagagagagagagagagagagagagagagagagagagagagagagagagagagagagagagagagagagagagagagagagagagagagagagagagagagagtgaatcTTAGAGTTTTGCCTTTGTCTGAGGGGGGATGGCGACGATAGGTTTTGTTGAGGGATGCTAGGTTTTTTGGGGAGAGagtgagaaaaagaaacaaaaagacagagagagagagagaaatggggGAAGTGTTGAAAGAAAGTACTAGATCCAAGGGTTTAGCTATGACCAAAACCGATGGCCTAGTCACCAACGATGATGAATCGAGCTGCGAGCAAAAGTTAGGgttttgtgagagagagagagagagagagagagagagagagagagagagagagagagagagagagagagagagagagagagagagagagagagagagagagagagagagagagagagagaagtaatGAAGTTATCTAGGGTTTCGTCAGGCATGGAAGTTTTGAAGGAAATCAAAATGCTGAATCGTTGATGCCCTTTCCTTTAAATGTAACAGGTTACGGATATCCGATTATATAACTGAATCTATAATTGGTTCTAAATCTGTAAGAAGTTATTTTATCCTCCTGGATTAATCCAGATTCTGGGTTTCAGACTAAATCCTGGAAAGATCCGGCTTGGATGCACACCCCTAGATTAGGCCATGATGCAAAGATGAGGAGCTCATCGCTTTGATTCTAAAATTTGTAGATAGGATTATGGCCATCCTAGCCATGTTATGTGAGCTACTCCTTAGGCTATCCTAATAGTTACATTGTTCATTTTATTTCGTACATAAAAACGTTGTCTCCAATACTAGTGATGTTGCAGATATTATGGAAAAAGTACTGTAACCTTTTTGGATATTAGTTATCATGCTACTTTTATGAAGTATGCTTACGTTAATTTGGTATATATCTTTCTAgtgtatagtattgctcaagaaagaaagaaaaaaattatctactacgaatattgcatattattaGATGCATGTTGCGACGCCCCCAGATTTCCGTTTGGGATTAaatggacatttgaagcgtcgggacatgcaacacaaggttacctgcccccgttaatgacatataagatgcaatgtttccaacatgcatctagcattatgcaatattcgcagcggataatttttttcttgcaatactatgcaccaaacttataatatcccaaatagttaaattgtaatccaagcatacttaacaaataAATATCCACGATTTCAGTATGAGTcccagaagactgtaatctcaaaaacatgggaggccaaactccatatttacattaccaaaatactcTATTGAGAAAGTTCGTCTAGTAACtcatgtaactcgactaacgaggccagaatactgtccaaaaactaactatggaagctgtaagctccgcGTCACATCTGCGGCATCTAGGTAACCTCCTATAGTCTACCAATGTCCACTCCCTGCTCTGATCctaacacatcgcctaccatttggggggaatggtagttgagactactacagtgagatttgattacaaatctcagtaagttaacaggaaactcccagacaggttaatgatgcatgcatgacagtaaaagcatgaatgcataattaatgtcataagtaagcatagcataacttgacatatagcatggcataactgacataacctgaactaaaacgtgaattgaacttgacttgatatgacatgaacttgaacttaaaatataacatgggctagcaacataccatgaacttgaaacataacatggacttgaatcataaCATGAaagtgaacatacataacataaacatgaactttaatttaacataaacctgagcataacatgacataaacgtgaacttgagacataatataaacatgaacataacataacatgaacgtgaacttgaacataacataaacgtgaacataacatgatatgaacatgaacttgaaacttaacgtgaacgtgaacataatatgtacgtgaacataacataacataacatgaacttgatctgagacttattcttatctcatggggtcaccatgattgcttattcttatctcatggggttaaccatgattgcttattcttaacttcttgacatgaacttggaatcttgtttaatagacttaattaataacgtgaccatatgggtgctacacgggtccccttgagcTGTGTGTCCATGctgattaccgcatcacaacacaggtatctacaccagtTGTGAGTGggttaatacatactccacagttgttgtggtcgcACAattattct
This Carya illinoinensis cultivar Pawnee chromosome 11, C.illinoinensisPawnee_v1, whole genome shotgun sequence DNA region includes the following protein-coding sequences:
- the LOC122282165 gene encoding uncharacterized protein LOC122282165, with product MDVEGEEVIRGGWSKVVDGQDDWEKIKNKFNDCAQKLTKWSKGKNVDCVKEILLKTEELKKMQDVEGPQNIAAIKDLQKELDILLEQEDLKWRQRAKVNWY